A genomic window from Diospyros lotus cultivar Yz01 chromosome 2, ASM1463336v1, whole genome shotgun sequence includes:
- the LOC127793952 gene encoding protein IQ-domain 26-like, with protein MGKATRWLRGLLGMKKEKEPAENSFSGDRKEKKRWSFGKSSRDSSVPRHIPAKDSARLRSYIAETEEEQSKHAIAVAAATAAAADAAVAAAQAAVAVVRLTSQGRGALFPGGREKWAAIKIQTIFRSYLARKALRALKGLVKLQALVRGYLVRKRATATLHSMQALIRAQASVRSQRARRSLNRDPRSQPEARARRSMESEFHSKRLSASIENPVNGFDESPKIVEIDTYKPRSRSRRMNTSISDYGEDPYYQAISSPLPCPIPARISIPESRSHHDFEWCFTGDECRFSTAQSTPRFSNSGRPVAPPTPAKSVCGDSFFRPYSNFPSYMANTQSFRAKLRSQSAPRQRPEPGAKKRLSLNEIMASRTSFSGVRMQRSCSPVQDALNF; from the exons ATGGGGAAAGCGACAAGGTGGTTGAGGGGCTTGCTGGGgatgaagaaggagaaggaaccGGCTGAGAACTCATTTTCTGGCGAccggaaagagaagaagaggtgGAGCTTCGGCAAGTCCAGCAGGGATTCTTCTGTTCCGAGGCACATTCCGGCGAAAGATTCTGCTCGGCTGAGATCTTACATTGCTGAGACAGAGGAGGAGCAGAGCAAGCATGCAATTGCAGTGGCTGCCGCCACCGCAGCCGCAGCCGACGCAGCAGTGGCGGCCGCCCAGGCGGCGGTGGCGGTGGTCAGGCTTACAAGCCAAGGCAGAGGCGCCCTGTTCCCCGGCGGCAGGGAGAAGTGGGCCGCCATTAAGATTCAGACCATTTTCAGAAGCTATTTG GCTCGGAAAGCTCTTCGAGCTTTGAAAGGATTGGTGAAACTACAAGCTCTTGTCCGAGGCTACCTCGTCCGGAAAAGAGCCACCGCCACTCTTCACAGTATGCAAGCTCTGATCAGGGCTCAGGCCTCCGTCCGATCCCAGCGAGCCCGCCGTTCGCTCAACCGGGACCCCCGATCTCAGCCCGAGGCTCGAGCTCGAAGGTCTATG GAAAGTGAATTCCATAGCAAGAGGCTCTCAGCGTCAATTGAAAATCCGGTGAACGGATTCGACGAAAGCCCGAAGATCGTTGAGATTGACACGTACAAGCCCAGATCAAGATCCCGGAGAATGAACACCTCAATATCGGACTACGGCGAGGACCCTTATTACCAAGCCATTTCCTCGCCGCTTCCGTGCCCGATTCCGGCCCGGATTTCGATCCCGGAGAGCCGAAGCCACCACGATTTCGAGTGGTGCTTCACCGGCGACGAGTGCCGGTTCTCCACCGCGCAAAGCACGCCTCGTTTCTCCAATTCCGGCCGCCCCGTCGCCCCACCAACGCCGGCGAAGAGCGTCTGCGGTGACAGCTTCTTCCGGCCGTATTCCAACTTCCCGAGCTACATGGCCAACACTCAGTCTTTCCGGGCGAAGCTGAGGTCTCAGAGCGCTCCGAGGCAGCGGCCGGAGCCGGGGGCGAAGAAGAGGCTATCGCTGAATGAAATAATGGCTTCCCGGACGAGCTTCAGTGGCGTGAGGATGCAGCGGTCTTGTTCTCCCGTTCAAGATGCTTTGAACTTCTGA